GTGCCGGCCGGCCGTGGTGGTGTCCTGGTCGAGGAGGAAACGCGAGCCCGCGTTGGGGCCGCGCTTCACCACGAGGAGGGCCGATCCGCTGGGCAGCCCCTCCACACCGGCAGGAGTGGATTCGGACTGCGCACCGGTCTCCATCTCCTTGAGCAGGTCTGCACGGAAAACCGAGGTGGTCTCGACCGAGGCTTCCGGGATCCCGGTGTTGTCGCTCATATTCAGTTCCTTCCTGGAATCTGTCGCTCGTGTCCACATGCCCCCGCCGCGGTTGCGGCAGGACCGAAGCACATCAGGCGGTCCGCCTGTGATTCGTTGCCATCATACTACCCGCCCCTGTCGACGGGGGCGGCGCCTTCACCGGAACATGGCGGCGATCGACC
This is a stretch of genomic DNA from Corynebacterium nuruki S6-4. It encodes these proteins:
- the odhI gene encoding oxoglutarate dehydrogenase inhibitor Odhl; translation: MSDNTGIPEASVETTSVFRADLLKEMETGAQSESTPAGVEGLPSGSALLVVKRGPNAGSRFLLDQDTTTAGRHPDSDIFLDDVTVSRRHAEFRRSGNDYEVVDVGSLNGTYVNREPKNSAVLSNGDEIQIGKFRLVFLNGAKDQ